One part of the Peromyscus eremicus chromosome 18, PerEre_H2_v1, whole genome shotgun sequence genome encodes these proteins:
- the LOC131894997 gene encoding large ribosomal subunit protein eL27-like gives MGKFMKPGKVVLVLAGRYSGRKAVIVKNIDDGTSDRPYSHALVAGIDRYPRKVTAAMGKKKIAKRSKIKSFVKVYNYNHLMPTSYSVDIPLDKTVVNKDVFRNPALKLKARQEAKVKFEERYKTEKNKWFFQKLHF, from the coding sequence ATGGGCAAGTTCATGAAACCCGGGAAAGTGGTGCTGGTCCTGGCTGGACGCTACTCCGGACGCAAAGCCGTCATCGTGAAGAACATTGATGATGGCACCTCAGACCGCCCTTACAGTCATGCCCTGGTGGCTGGAATTGACCGCTATCCCCGAAAAGTGACAGCTGCCATGGGCAAGAAGAAAATCGCCAAGAGGTCAAAGATCAAGTCCTTTGTGAAAGTTTATAACTACAATCACCTCATGCCCACAAGCTACTCTGTGGACATCCCCTTGGACAAAACAGTTGTCAACAAGGATGTCTTTAGAAACCCAGCCCTGAAACTCAAGGCCAGGCAGGAGGCCAAGGTCAAGTTTGAGGAAAGATACAAGACAGAGAAGAACAAATGGTTTTTCCAGAAGCTTCACTTTTAG